A portion of the Mus pahari chromosome 17, PAHARI_EIJ_v1.1, whole genome shotgun sequence genome contains these proteins:
- the Fam186b gene encoding LOW QUALITY PROTEIN: protein FAM186B (The sequence of the model RefSeq protein was modified relative to this genomic sequence to represent the inferred CDS: deleted 1 base in 1 codon), with amino-acid sequence MEKDNPPHLVTPTSVKAIISKIETAQLIRTQEDISTQLSDILDNVNCAINRFQEELGYDLKERAKPHQAEQKGKKRFILLEKLASFSKDAETKERHLYDILRWLGEWGDSLTYEIKNRSSEEDEALDEWIEVMEKVLPLSLMATKGGIESLISLCSTLIEDQKKMTQMSKHNFWQDWHEKSPQNKEQGLPEPPSPEQMLQDKNTTHLNVSEVRSMLQELLDSTMFNTGEVKAIRYMSAVVENLNKALILQHKENKSLETKYKYLQVEKNKELSTQRLHFQKSIQVLESKRNALLKQVKLLGDKYHHLLMMKHTLEFQLKIAQSASGPEEPAKDFVDDLEPPEKKTLPEVGTAREEKGQAVSALSSSPLTKAWRRGTTPAAPKPLSGMDTDSRVKDVFVDRTEALEPVLLHSEVPWVPTQWEDKDQGDHIQEEGAPSKSLSPGSSRRRLLESHWETRRQQWLQEEEMWLQRQKKWALLEQEHQEKVRQWEAEVAARQQWQRLTQPEEEKQSPGKEQRASSEKMIFTTTSRWKNLKKSESAPTPHCRAQSARQSRSFILTSPHAQQSGQGTQRTPCSAEFLQRPPARQVSAKPKKSASLPVTGTSIRRVSQVSLQQAPPGTPKDKVYHIDMEAQLKNLQVLGGSESEVALPQYLRSKALEVIAVAMELSILRLQYLCKKYIQYRRFQSLRLEVIKHIGAIRQTRVTYKAQSLYLLLENIDRQQSLRLQAWADKQRDLEERHQECLHTMVAMFPKFQQEWNVHLNIPVLTHAKPVRSKSSSVLLQRVRSSHSTTKQPPPPKCRESVPLRITSQQGNQMEAIWKADVASSSHPIEKKTPTNMCWEQLGGYPDIPRLLAVDEHPSYPRSVSFKTRSFSASSDQRKECQEPSEEAAGLVCKMSSQSLPGSTIQSRKDRVAPVPTPSLS; translated from the exons GATATTTCCACCCAGCTCTCAGACATCTTGGACAATGTCAACTGCGCCATCAATCGCTTCCAGGAAGAACTGGGATATGACTTAAAAGAGAGGGCGAAGCCTCACCAAGCAGAGCAGAAAGGCAAAAAGAGGTTCATCCTGCTGGAGAAGCTTGCCTCCTTCTCCAAAGATGCCGAGACCAAGGAGAGACACCTGTATGACATCCTCCGCTGGCTGGGCGAGTGGG GTGACAGTCTGACTTATGAGATAAAGAACAGGAGTTCAGAGGAAGACGAAGCCCTGGACGAATGGATCGAGGTGATGGAGAAGGTGTTGCCTCTCTCCCTCATGGCCACCAAAGGAGGCATTgagtctctcatctctctgtgctCGACTCTCATCGAAGACCAGAAGAAAATGACACAAA TGTCCAAACATAACTTCTGGCAGGACTGGCATGAGAAGAGCCCACAGAATAAGGAGCAGGGGCTCCCTGAGCCACCGAGCCCGGAGCAGATGCTCCAGGACAAGAACACCACCCACCTGAACGTCTCAGAGGTTAGGTCTATGCTGCAGGAGCTCCTGGACTCCACTATGTTCAACACAGGGGAGGTCAAAGCCATCAGGTACATGTCCGCTGTGGTGGAGAACCTCAACAAGGCCTTGATCCTCCAGCACAAGGAGAACAAGAGTCTGGAGACAAAGTACAAGTACTTGCAGGTGGAGAAGAACAAAGAGCTCAGCACCCAGAGGCTGCACTTCCAAAAATCCATCCAAGTCCTTGAGAGCAAAAGGAATGCACTGCTGAAACAGGTAAAGCTCCTAGGGGACAAATACCATCACCTCCTCATGATGAAGCACACCCTGGAATTCCAGCTGAAGATAGCTCAGTCTGCTAGTGGTCCAGAAGAACCAGCCAAGGATTTTGTTGATGACCTGGAACCTCCTGAAAAAAAGACCCTTCCAGAGGTGGGTACAGCCCGGGAGGAGAAGGGACAGGCGGTTTCCGCTCTCTCTTCAAGTCCCCTGACCAAGGCCTGGCGCAGAGGCACCACACCTGCAGCCCCGAAGCCACTCTCTGGCATGGACACGGACTCGAGGGTGAAGGATGTGTTCGTTGACCGCACCGAGGCCCTGGAGCCTGTGCTGCTGCACTCAGAGGTCCCCTGGGTTCCTACGCAATGGGAAGACAAAGACCAGGGGGACCACATCCAAGAGGAGGGAGCCCCAAGCAAGTCCCTGTCCCCAGGGAGCTCCAGGAGGAGGCTTTTGGAGAGCCACTGGGAGACCAGAAGGCAGCAATGGCTGCAGGAGGAAGAGATGTGGCTTCAGCGGCAGAAGAAGTGGGCCCTGCTGGAGCAGGAGCACCAGGAAAAGGTGAGGCAGTGGGAGGCCGAGGTGGCTGCCAGGCAGCAGTGGCAGAGGCTCACCCAgccagaggaggagaagcagagccccgggaaggagcagagagcaagCTCGGAGAAGATGATCTTCACCACCACTAGTCGGTGGAAGAACTTGAAGAAGTCGGAATCAGCGCCGACTCCCCACTGCAGGGCCCAGTCCGCGCGTCAGAGTAGGTCGTTCATACTCACGTCCCCACACGCCCAGCAGTCTGGGCAGGGGACCCAGAGGACCCCATGTTCGGCTGAGTTTCTGCAAAGGCCACCGGCCCGCCAGGTTTCTGCTAAGCCCAAGAAATCTGCCTCCTTGCCTGTCACTGGGACATCCATCCGAAGGGTGTCCCAGGTCTCTCTGCAGCAGGCCCCGCCGGGGACACCTAAGGACAAGGTCTACCATATAGACATGGAGGCCCAGCTGAAGAACCTGCAGGTCCTGGGTGGTTCGGAGTCAGAGGTGGCACTGCCACAGTACCTGCGCAGCAAAGCCCTGGAGGTCATTGCCGTCGCCATGGAGCTGAGCATCCTCAGGCTGCAGTACCTATGCAAGAAGTACATTCAATACAGGCGCTTCCAGAGCCTCCG actAGAAGTGATCAAACACATAGGAGCCATTCGGCAAACGAGGGTTACCTATAAGGCCCAGAGCCTCTATCTGCTCCTGGAGAACATTGACCGCCAGCAGAGCCTCAGGCTGCAGGCCTGGGCAGACAAGCAGAGAGACCTGGAGGAAAGGCACCAGGAGTGCCTGCACACTATGGTGGCCATGTTCCCCAAG TTCCAGCAAGAGTGGAACGTCCACCTGAACATCCCTGTGCTCACCCATGCCAAGCCAGTGAGAAGCAAATCATCTTCAGTCTTACTTCAGAGAGTCCGCTCCAGCCACTCCACTACCAAGCAACCTCCTCCACCCAAGTGCCGGGAATCTGTGCCCCTGCGGATAACTAG CCAACAAGGGAACCAGATGGAAGCTATATGGAAGGCTGACGTGGCCTCTTCAAGTCACCCCATAGAAAAGAAGACCCCTACAAACATGTGCTGGGAACAGCTAGGGGGCTACCCAGACATCCCCAGGTTACTGGCTGTGGACGAGCATCCCTCCTACCCCAGAAGCGTGTCCTTCAAGACTCG CTCTTTCAGTGCTTCATCGGACCAAAGGAAGGAATGCCAGGAACCCTCGGAGGAGGCAGCTGGGCTCGTCTGCAAAATGTCCAGCCAGTCACTCCCTGGATCGACC ATACAAAGCAGGAAGGATCGGGTAGCTCCAGTACCCACTCCATCCCTTAGTTAG